A genomic stretch from Pagrus major chromosome 3, Pma_NU_1.0 includes:
- the LOC140993761 gene encoding uncharacterized protein, giving the protein MAQNDKDPMPAAGNLSEGQLQSLRKMEPKTLGAIQIIIGALILCLSASVLQIHEVHFTGDVALFLIVVIQVTLSGSVLVHSGRKPSLFWVKCVLVLHLISAAFATAALGLMSKHLPYRQDSYHCEHCRRLELHAVQHCFRKCTGLIEQKCKLLIDGILGTLVIFLVLELLICITAMLFGLSVLAAGGTQAPSQRPVYPQTRPPPVPAVQAVQAAPAAAEPSQQVAVVVTEPDSELVEDLSSPPTEPQVEPIEVETTEP; this is encoded by the exons ATggctcaaaatgacaaagaccCAATGCCTGCAGCGGGGAACCTCTCCGAAGGCCAGCTGCAGTCTCTCCGCAAGATGGAGCCCAAGACTCTGGGG GCCATCCAGATTATTATTGGGGCTTTAATTCTTTGTCTGAGTGCCTCAGTGCTCCAGATCCACGAGGTTCACTTTACAGGAGATGTGGCTCTCTTCCTGATCGTTGTAATACAG GTGACCTTGTCTGGTTCCGTGTTGGTCCACAGTGGGAGGAAACCTTCTCTGTTTTGG GTTAAATGTGTCCTGGTGCTGCATCTCATCAGTGCTGCGTTTGCCACTGCCGCCCTGGGTTTGATGTCCAAACACCTCCCCTACCGCCAGGACTCTTACCACTGTGAACACTGCCGCAGACTGGAACTACATGCCGTG CAACATTGTTTCAGGAAATGCACCGGGCTGATCGAGCAAAAGTGTAAA CTGTTGATTGACGGGATCCTGGGTACGCTGGTGATCTTCCTGGTGCTGGAGCTGTTGATCTGTATCACTGCCATGCTGTTCGGACTCAGTGTCCTAGCTGCTGGTGGAACCCAG gcTCCCAGCCAGAGACCTGTCTATCCACAGACACGCCCCCCACCTGTTCCAGCTGTGCAGGCAGTTCAAGCTgctccagctgcagctgaacCATCTCAG CAGGTGGCTGTAGTTGTGACTGAACCAGATTCGGAGCTGGTGGAGgacctctcctctccacccacTGAACCCCAGGTGGAGCCAATAGAAGTTGAGACCACGGAGCCCTGA